The following proteins are encoded in a genomic region of Oncorhynchus kisutch isolate 150728-3 linkage group LG6, Okis_V2, whole genome shotgun sequence:
- the LOC109893192 gene encoding parvalbumin-7-like: MAMNSILNAADIKKALDAFAAADSFDHKKFFEMVGLKAKSAEDVKKAFLVLDADASGFIEEEELKFVLKGFASDGRDLTDKETKAFLNEADKDGDGMIGIDEFVALVHE; this comes from the exons ATggcgatgaacagcattctcaacgCTGCCGATATCAAGAAAGCCCTAGATGCATTCGCAG CGGCTGACTCGTTTGACCATAAGAAGTTCTTTGAGATGGTGGGTCTGAAGGCCAAGTCAGCTGAGGATGTGAAGAAAGCCTTTCTGGTGCTGGATGCTGATGCCAGCGGAttcatagaggaggaggagctcaa GTTCGTACTGAAGGGATTTGCCTCAGACGGCAGGGACCTGACCGACAAAGAAACCAAAGCGTTCTTAAACGAAGCCGACAAGGACGGAGACGGCATGATCGGCATCGACG AGTTCGTTGCCCTGGTGCACGAGTAA